A region of Candidatus Hydrogenedentota bacterium DNA encodes the following proteins:
- a CDS encoding dehydrogenase: protein MPKPLMVVPEEVRKSDYLKIGDIPVNAYKKSVKDELKSNKAITAERLLRAFRDMAVIREFENMLDSIKKTQSYEGINYNHAGPAHLSTGQEAAAVGECFHLSINDHIFGSHRSHGEVIAKGMRAIAELDDKGLHGLMSEFWDGRILRIVEQNETDFSGLKAGKKNALSTDEKEELGIDFLLYGLLAEIFGRETGFNKGMGGSMHVFFTPFGIYPNNALVGGSADIATGSALYKKVQQAGGITVANIGDASMGCGPVWEALGFASMGQFTRLWEEEFRGGLPIVFNFMNNFYGMGGQPIGETMGFERLARVGAGVNPDSMHAECIDGNNPLAVADAYQRKMDLIKSGRGPVLLDVQCYRQTGHSPSDQSSYREREEIEMWRKVDPISEFAGKLVEAGVASQGDIDAILAYATRKCTKACKLAVSMDLSPRLALGTRTGIANIMFNNEIDETLPGLKRKDDVNIPMEEVPRVKQIAKKSRSGIDESGAVLKGAKAVNYGEAIFEAVLHHFYNDHRLVAYGEENRDWGGAFAVYQGLTEALPYRRLFNSPISEAAIVGTGVGYALEGGKALVELMYCDFLGRAGDEVFNQMSKWQAMSGGYCKMPVILRVSVGNKYGAQHSQDWTALCAHIPGLKVVFPATPYDAKGMMATALSGHDPVVFFESQRLYSSQTEILHPGGVPAEYYRVPIGEPNVVKEGSDLTILTFGATLYRALDAAKQFEAEYGISVEVIDGRSLVPFDYDKLYQSVKKTGRLILASDACERGSYMHTVASQISTMAFDYLDAPAVVLGSYNWIVPPAEMEDEYFPQPHWFLDAFHAQIKPLPGYAPLNDYRSGELLSLSKMDVC from the coding sequence ATGCCCAAGCCCCTCATGGTCGTCCCGGAAGAAGTCCGGAAGTCCGATTACCTCAAGATTGGCGATATTCCCGTCAACGCCTACAAGAAATCCGTCAAGGACGAGCTCAAGAGCAACAAGGCCATCACCGCCGAGCGGCTGTTGCGCGCGTTTCGCGACATGGCGGTGATCCGCGAGTTCGAGAACATGCTCGACAGCATCAAGAAGACGCAGAGCTACGAGGGCATCAACTACAACCACGCGGGCCCGGCCCACCTTTCGACGGGCCAGGAAGCCGCGGCGGTGGGTGAGTGCTTCCACCTCTCCATCAACGACCACATTTTCGGCAGTCACCGGAGCCACGGCGAGGTGATCGCCAAGGGCATGCGCGCGATCGCCGAGCTGGACGACAAGGGGCTCCACGGCCTCATGTCCGAATTCTGGGACGGCCGGATTCTCCGGATTGTGGAGCAGAACGAGACCGACTTCAGCGGGCTCAAGGCGGGGAAGAAGAACGCACTGAGCACGGACGAGAAAGAAGAACTCGGGATCGACTTCCTGCTGTACGGGCTGCTGGCGGAGATCTTCGGGCGCGAGACCGGCTTCAACAAGGGCATGGGCGGCTCGATGCACGTGTTCTTCACCCCCTTCGGCATTTACCCGAACAACGCCCTCGTGGGCGGCAGCGCGGATATCGCGACGGGCTCGGCGCTGTACAAGAAGGTGCAGCAGGCCGGCGGGATTACCGTGGCCAACATCGGCGACGCGTCCATGGGCTGCGGCCCGGTCTGGGAGGCGCTGGGCTTCGCGTCCATGGGACAGTTCACGCGCCTCTGGGAAGAGGAATTCCGCGGCGGGCTGCCGATTGTCTTCAACTTCATGAACAACTTCTACGGCATGGGCGGCCAGCCCATCGGCGAGACCATGGGCTTTGAGCGCCTGGCGCGCGTGGGCGCGGGCGTGAACCCGGACAGCATGCACGCGGAGTGCATCGACGGGAACAACCCGCTGGCGGTCGCGGACGCGTACCAGCGCAAGATGGACCTCATCAAGAGCGGCAGGGGTCCGGTGCTGCTGGACGTGCAGTGTTACCGGCAGACGGGCCACTCGCCGAGCGACCAGTCCTCCTACCGCGAGCGCGAAGAAATCGAGATGTGGCGCAAGGTGGATCCCATCAGCGAGTTCGCCGGTAAGCTCGTCGAGGCGGGCGTGGCGAGCCAGGGCGACATCGACGCCATCCTGGCCTACGCCACGCGCAAGTGCACGAAGGCCTGCAAGTTGGCGGTCTCCATGGACCTGTCACCGCGCCTGGCGCTCGGCACGCGCACGGGCATCGCGAACATCATGTTCAACAACGAGATTGACGAGACCCTGCCCGGGCTGAAGCGGAAGGACGACGTAAACATCCCGATGGAGGAGGTGCCGCGCGTCAAGCAGATCGCGAAGAAATCGCGCAGCGGGATCGACGAGAGCGGCGCCGTGCTGAAGGGCGCCAAGGCGGTGAACTACGGCGAGGCGATTTTCGAGGCCGTGCTGCACCACTTCTACAATGACCACCGGCTCGTGGCCTACGGCGAGGAGAACCGGGACTGGGGCGGCGCTTTCGCGGTGTACCAGGGCCTCACCGAAGCCCTGCCGTACCGCCGCCTCTTCAACTCGCCCATTTCCGAGGCTGCGATCGTCGGTACGGGCGTGGGCTATGCCCTCGAAGGCGGCAAGGCGCTCGTCGAGCTGATGTATTGCGACTTCCTCGGGCGCGCGGGCGACGAGGTGTTCAACCAGATGTCGAAGTGGCAGGCTATGTCCGGTGGCTACTGCAAAATGCCGGTGATTCTGCGCGTGTCGGTGGGGAATAAGTACGGCGCGCAGCACTCGCAGGACTGGACGGCGCTCTGCGCGCACATTCCGGGCCTGAAGGTCGTGTTTCCGGCGACGCCCTACGACGCGAAGGGCATGATGGCGACGGCGCTGAGCGGCCACGACCCGGTGGTGTTTTTCGAGAGCCAGCGGCTCTACAGCAGCCAGACCGAGATCCTGCATCCGGGCGGCGTGCCGGCGGAGTACTACCGTGTGCCGATTGGCGAGCCCAACGTGGTGAAGGAGGGGTCGGACCTCACCATCCTCACCTTCGGCGCCACGCTCTACCGCGCGCTGGACGCCGCGAAGCAGTTTGAGGCGGAATACGGTATTTCGGTCGAGGTCATAGACGGCCGCAGCCTGGTGCCCTTCGACTACGACAAGCTGTATCAGTCCGTGAAGAAGACCGGCCGCCTCATTCTTGCCAGCGACGCCTGCGAGCGCGGCAGCTACATGCACACCGTCGCCTCCCAGATCAGCACGATGGCCTTCGACTACCTCGACGCGCCCGCCGTGGTCCTCGGTTCCTACAACTGGATCGTGCCGCCCGCGGAAATGGAGGACGAGTATTTCCCGCAGCCGCACTGGTTCCTGGATGCGTTTCACGCGCAGATCAAGCCGCTTCCGGGGTATGCGCCGTTGAACGACTACCGGTCCGGCGAGCTGCTGAGCCTGTCCAAGATGGATGTGTGCTGA
- a CDS encoding type II toxin-antitoxin system VapC family toxin produces the protein MKTVFVDTSFYLALLVPDDRWHEEALRLSKEFSGRRVTSEFVMCELGALLSAPRNRTLFLEFVNLLDRSESTDVLPATQSDFRAGLLLFSARPDKEWSLTDCISFGLMGRSGISSALAFDHHFQQAGFNSLKSDHLDVGN, from the coding sequence GTGAAAACCGTTTTTGTAGATACGTCGTTTTATCTCGCGCTACTGGTTCCTGACGACCGATGGCACGAAGAGGCTCTTAGACTCTCGAAGGAATTCTCGGGACGGCGTGTTACATCGGAGTTCGTCATGTGCGAGCTCGGGGCACTGTTATCGGCGCCGAGAAACAGGACGCTCTTTCTCGAATTTGTCAATCTCCTTGACAGGTCGGAATCGACGGACGTTTTGCCCGCCACGCAATCGGATTTCCGGGCCGGGCTCTTGCTTTTCTCTGCCCGGCCAGATAAAGAATGGTCGCTGACTGATTGCATATCGTTTGGCTTGATGGGGCGTAGCGGCATTTCATCTGCGTTGGCGTTCGACCATCATTTCCAGCAGGCTGGGTTTAACTCGTTGAAGTCCGATCATCTCGATGTCGGTAACTGA
- a CDS encoding type II toxin-antitoxin system RelE/ParE family toxin — MGVIQRYKNCKGVRFAPPHSNPISFLGNTQRILQGLPEGARKKLGFALRIVQMGSRPDNVKALAEFPVQVLEIRVRDVKEAYRAVYTVVLGDRVYLLHVFHKKSKKGIGIPPQDLEIIRQRLKEAMELEAEQQ; from the coding sequence ATGGGCGTCATACAGAGGTACAAAAACTGTAAGGGAGTGAGATTTGCGCCACCACATTCGAACCCCATCAGCTTTCTCGGCAACACACAACGGATATTGCAGGGGCTTCCAGAGGGGGCGAGAAAGAAACTCGGATTCGCTCTCCGTATCGTGCAAATGGGTAGCAGGCCCGACAATGTGAAGGCGCTTGCCGAATTTCCGGTGCAGGTTCTCGAAATTCGAGTTCGGGATGTAAAGGAGGCCTATCGGGCCGTGTACACCGTTGTGTTGGGCGATAGGGTATACTTATTGCACGTTTTTCACAAAAAGTCGAAGAAAGGTATTGGAATCCCACCGCAGGACTTGGAGATAATTCGCCAGCGTCTAAAGGAAGCCATGGAGTTGGAGGCCGAGCAACAATGA
- a CDS encoding XRE family transcriptional regulator, giving the protein MNKPETFQNVFDTLRLPGAEELSAKAELAAKFIDVIRELGLSYEEAANEIGALPNRVEMACCADLDDFTIDELCRFLVALGQDIEIGVRRAVDTPAHLSVRA; this is encoded by the coding sequence ATGAACAAGCCTGAGACATTCCAGAACGTGTTCGACACATTGCGTTTGCCTGGCGCTGAGGAACTGTCGGCGAAGGCGGAGCTCGCTGCGAAGTTTATAGACGTCATACGCGAGCTTGGCCTTTCCTATGAAGAGGCGGCGAATGAGATCGGCGCGTTGCCCAACCGCGTCGAAATGGCATGTTGCGCGGATCTGGACGACTTCACTATCGACGAGTTGTGCCGATTCCTCGTTGCGCTCGGCCAGGATATCGAGATCGGCGTGAGGAGGGCGGTTGACACGCCCGCGCATCTGAGCGTTCGAGCTTAG
- a CDS encoding HNH endonuclease — translation MIHYVVINFDAILNPAHAPLLSLKILKEEYEKHNWTPRSSGMEIPPAIATKLERSWLDLPDIAKYYRPETDDEKLYLDGNPSRAFVKRYERNPHARKACIDEYGCSYAACGYDFEKTFGELEKGFIHVHHLEQLATIGKEHAIDPVRDLRPVCPNCHAMIHKRRQPYTIAEMQERLAFLSQYAHSHESMKT, via the coding sequence ATGATTCACTACGTGGTGATCAATTTCGATGCGATCCTCAACCCTGCCCACGCCCCTTTGCTTAGTCTGAAGATACTTAAAGAAGAATACGAAAAACACAATTGGACACCTCGATCATCAGGCATGGAAATACCTCCTGCCATTGCAACCAAACTGGAAAGGAGCTGGCTTGACCTTCCTGATATTGCAAAATACTATCGACCAGAGACGGATGATGAAAAGCTCTATCTTGATGGAAATCCAAGTCGCGCATTCGTCAAACGGTACGAGAGAAACCCCCACGCTCGGAAAGCTTGCATAGATGAGTACGGTTGTTCATACGCCGCATGTGGCTACGACTTCGAGAAAACCTTTGGCGAGCTGGAAAAAGGTTTTATTCATGTTCATCACTTAGAACAACTTGCAACTATTGGAAAGGAACACGCCATTGACCCAGTTAGAGACTTGCGACCTGTATGCCCCAATTGCCATGCCATGATCCATAAGAGAAGACAGCCCTATACCATTGCAGAGATGCAAGAGAGACTTGCCTTCCTGTCACAATACGCACACTCCCACGAAAGCATGAAAACCTAA
- a CDS encoding sodium:solute symporter family protein yields the protein MFGLHPADFLVLTAYLAGITLVGIWAGKGSTTTGEFFMPRRFGKWMMLMNAFGTGTASDQAVSVASGTARTGLSGIWYQWVWLFVTPFYWLIAPLFRRCRAVTTADVYALRYDRSVAALFAVVGIASLTVKTGVLLKGTGALIEACTGATVNADAAILITALLFVLYGTVGGLAGAIVTDFFQGTLTLCFSFMLLPFVLYAAGGIDGIKTTINDPQMLSLVAPGKVTLFFVIMMGIQALVGIVAQPFIMGICGAGKTEYEGRVGMMFGNFLKRACTIAWCVTAIAGVAWYAQNGTGLSEIEPDKLYGNLAQAFLPQLAPGALGLFLAAMLAGVMSSCDAYMLSSAALFTQNIYRPLRPDRTESHYLTVGRITSVLQVLGGIIFAFWVPNVIKALEIWFMIAPMMGIAFWIGLVWRPFTPAAAWASTLTGFAVWWLTTQPPAIAWVAALPAADALQFIWPENGRDAIYLPWQIVAYMTAAAGVGLAISAVSPRVPDEQLDRFYRLIRTPVAPGEKILAPCTVPEESIAGERAILIRALGFEIARPSSLSVGGFLIGWLCVLLMILGFWWIWQ from the coding sequence ATGTTTGGACTACATCCGGCCGACTTCCTGGTGCTCACGGCATACCTCGCCGGCATTACCCTGGTTGGCATCTGGGCGGGAAAGGGCAGCACGACCACCGGCGAGTTTTTCATGCCGCGGCGCTTCGGCAAGTGGATGATGCTGATGAACGCGTTCGGGACGGGCACCGCCTCGGATCAGGCCGTCAGCGTGGCCTCGGGCACCGCGCGCACCGGGCTCTCCGGCATCTGGTACCAGTGGGTCTGGCTCTTTGTAACCCCGTTCTACTGGCTCATCGCGCCGCTGTTCCGCCGGTGCCGCGCCGTCACCACGGCGGACGTGTACGCGTTGCGCTATGACCGGAGCGTTGCGGCGCTCTTTGCCGTGGTGGGCATCGCGAGCCTCACGGTGAAGACCGGCGTACTCCTCAAGGGCACCGGCGCCCTGATCGAGGCCTGCACGGGCGCGACGGTCAATGCCGACGCCGCGATCCTGATCACGGCCCTGCTCTTCGTCCTCTACGGCACGGTCGGCGGATTGGCCGGGGCCATCGTTACGGACTTCTTCCAGGGCACGCTCACCCTCTGCTTCTCCTTCATGCTCCTCCCCTTTGTGCTATACGCCGCCGGGGGCATCGACGGCATCAAGACCACCATCAACGACCCGCAGATGCTCTCCCTCGTGGCGCCGGGGAAGGTCACCCTCTTCTTCGTGATCATGATGGGTATCCAGGCCCTCGTGGGCATCGTCGCGCAGCCGTTTATCATGGGCATCTGCGGGGCGGGAAAGACCGAGTACGAAGGCCGGGTCGGCATGATGTTCGGCAACTTCCTCAAGCGCGCCTGCACCATCGCCTGGTGCGTCACCGCGATTGCCGGCGTGGCCTGGTATGCGCAAAACGGGACGGGCCTCAGCGAGATCGAACCGGACAAACTCTACGGAAACCTGGCGCAGGCCTTTCTCCCCCAGCTGGCGCCCGGCGCACTCGGCCTCTTTCTCGCCGCCATGCTCGCCGGCGTGATGAGTTCCTGCGACGCCTACATGCTCTCCTCCGCGGCGCTCTTCACGCAGAACATCTACCGCCCGCTCCGCCCCGACCGCACGGAATCGCACTACCTCACCGTCGGCCGCATCACCAGCGTGCTCCAGGTGCTCGGCGGCATCATCTTCGCCTTCTGGGTGCCCAACGTGATCAAGGCCCTCGAAATCTGGTTCATGATCGCGCCCATGATGGGCATCGCCTTCTGGATCGGCCTGGTGTGGCGTCCCTTCACGCCCGCCGCCGCCTGGGCCAGCACTCTCACCGGGTTCGCCGTCTGGTGGCTCACCACCCAGCCCCCCGCCATCGCCTGGGTGGCCGCGCTGCCCGCCGCGGACGCGCTCCAATTCATCTGGCCGGAAAACGGGCGCGACGCCATCTATCTCCCCTGGCAGATTGTGGCCTATATGACCGCGGCCGCGGGCGTGGGCCTGGCGATCAGCGCCGTTTCACCCCGCGTCCCGGACGAACAGCTCGACCGCTTCTATCGCCTGATCCGGACACCGGTGGCGCCCGGCGAAAAAATTCTCGCCCCCTGCACCGTTCCCGAGGAGTCCATAGCCGGAGAACGCGCCATCCTCATTCGCGCACTGGGCTTCGAAATCGCCCGCCCGAGCTCCCTGTCCGTGGGCGGTTTCCTGATCGGCTGGCTCTGCGTACTTCTCATGATTCTCGGCTTCTGGTGGATATGGCAGTAG